A section of the Arcobacter roscoffensis genome encodes:
- a CDS encoding saccharopine dehydrogenase family protein: MDKKGILIIGAGGVSRVATVKCAMNIDTFEKITLASRTVSKCDAIASDIKKNQGVDIDTASVDADNIPKLVELIKKVNPKVVLNVALPYQDLTIMDACTECGVDYVDTANYEHPDEAKFEYKEQWARHEQFEKAGIKALLGSGFDPGVTGVFCAYAQQNLFDEINYIDIMDCNAGDHGYPFATNFNPEINLREVSANGRYWENGEWIETKPLEIRVDHDYPEVGVKPSYLLYHEELESLSKNIKGLKRIRFFMTFGDSYIQHMNCLQNVGMLGIEPVMHKGVEITPIEFLTTLLPDPASLGPRTVGKTNIGCIIEGYKDGKKKKVYIYNTCDHQECYKETGAQAVSYTTGVPAMIGTKMLYKGIWDGKGVFNIEEFDAKPFMDELMTQGLPWKILDLETE; this comes from the coding sequence ATGGATAAAAAAGGTATTTTAATCATCGGTGCAGGTGGTGTAAGTCGTGTAGCTACTGTAAAGTGTGCTATGAATATTGATACATTTGAGAAAATTACTTTAGCCTCAAGAACAGTTTCAAAGTGTGATGCTATTGCTTCTGATATCAAAAAAAATCAAGGTGTTGATATTGATACTGCGTCTGTAGATGCTGATAATATTCCAAAGCTAGTAGAGCTTATAAAAAAAGTAAATCCAAAAGTAGTGCTAAATGTAGCACTTCCATACCAAGACTTAACTATTATGGATGCATGTACTGAGTGTGGTGTTGACTATGTTGATACTGCGAACTATGAACATCCAGATGAAGCTAAGTTTGAATACAAAGAACAATGGGCAAGACATGAGCAGTTTGAGAAAGCTGGAATTAAAGCTTTATTAGGAAGTGGATTTGATCCAGGTGTTACAGGTGTATTTTGTGCATATGCTCAACAAAATTTGTTTGATGAGATAAACTATATTGATATTATGGATTGTAATGCAGGTGACCACGGATACCCATTTGCTACAAACTTTAATCCAGAGATTAACTTAAGAGAAGTATCTGCAAATGGTAGATACTGGGAAAATGGAGAGTGGATTGAAACAAAGCCACTTGAAATTAGAGTTGATCATGATTATCCAGAAGTTGGAGTCAAACCTTCATATCTTTTATATCATGAAGAGTTAGAGTCTTTATCAAAAAATATTAAAGGTTTAAAAAGAATTAGATTCTTTATGACATTTGGTGATTCATATATCCAACACATGAACTGCTTACAAAATGTAGGTATGTTAGGTATTGAGCCTGTTATGCATAAGGGTGTTGAGATTACTCCAATAGAGTTTTTAACTACACTATTACCAGATCCTGCAAGTCTTGGACCTAGAACTGTTGGTAAAACAAATATTGGTTGTATTATTGAAGGTTACAAAGACGGTAAAAAGAAAAAAGTATACATCTATAATACTTGTGATCATCAAGAGTGCTATAAAGAAACAGGAGCACAAGCTGTATCATATACGACAGGAGTTCCTGCTATGATTGGTACTAAGATGCTTTATAAAGGTATTTGGGATGGTAAGGGTGTATTTAATATTGAAGAATTTGATGCTAAGCCATTTATGGATGAATTAATGACTCAAGGTTTGCCTTGGAAGATATTAGATTTAGAGACTGAATAA
- a CDS encoding transglycosylase SLT domain-containing protein: MDFFLDFFTMTFSTPLRTMYSLLIILIIVIALYSIYKIIYIIRNIEDYIYYRESTTVYNGAFYDVYVKKENSFGNENTFESSANSEFSIERKYLYTSSISRKRRCLIPIVKRLKLFINDTIILISLSGIIYFSYPHVKLFISEINFKSKFNEVYLSLANSKDLDLSYTEYFNFEQAEVSLNHFFNIIERNVDDNIKKVVEFRTQEDEKTNYEGSIQEVIEEQKMLNSIQTVQNKFVYANTEDLMLIYKKSLEFGIDPAYVFALVGTESHFKDYEISKAKAYGLFQIRKPSAEETIEKVYKEKGIFVTKDFMLNKRNNILLGTGYLSLLKDRYLKLVSDNKKKMIVLTYAYNVGITKILNIFYKKNQAKAQEKINELTQEEIKAKIVEFLVKNDIDEGVTYLHRVYSKWSRFNKEFKKFGN, encoded by the coding sequence ATGGATTTTTTTTTAGATTTTTTTACTATGACATTTTCTACTCCGCTAAGAACAATGTATTCTTTGTTAATTATCTTAATTATTGTAATAGCACTTTATTCTATATATAAGATAATATATATAATAAGAAATATCGAAGATTATATATATTATAGAGAGAGTACTACCGTATATAATGGTGCTTTTTATGATGTATATGTAAAAAAAGAGAATAGTTTTGGTAATGAAAATACTTTTGAATCTTCAGCAAATAGTGAATTTAGTATAGAAAGAAAATATTTGTATACATCTTCTATTTCTAGAAAAAGAAGATGTCTTATACCCATTGTAAAAAGGCTTAAGCTATTTATAAATGATACTATAATTTTAATTTCTTTATCTGGGATAATATATTTTTCTTACCCTCATGTGAAGTTATTTATTAGTGAAATAAATTTTAAATCAAAGTTTAATGAAGTGTATCTTTCTTTAGCAAATAGTAAGGATTTAGATTTAAGTTATACAGAGTACTTTAATTTTGAACAAGCGGAAGTATCCTTAAATCATTTTTTTAACATAATTGAAAGGAATGTGGATGATAACATAAAAAAAGTAGTTGAATTTAGAACACAAGAAGATGAAAAAACAAATTATGAAGGTTCTATTCAAGAGGTTATTGAAGAACAAAAAATGTTAAATAGCATACAAACAGTACAGAATAAGTTTGTTTATGCAAATACTGAAGATTTAATGTTGATTTATAAAAAATCATTAGAGTTTGGTATTGATCCTGCATATGTATTTGCTCTCGTTGGAACAGAAAGTCATTTTAAAGATTATGAAATAAGTAAAGCGAAAGCTTACGGGTTATTTCAAATTAGGAAACCTTCGGCTGAAGAAACTATTGAAAAAGTTTATAAAGAAAAGGGAATATTTGTTACAAAAGATTTTATGTTAAATAAAAGAAATAATATCTTGTTAGGAACAGGTTATCTAAGTTTATTAAAAGATCGATACTTAAAACTAGTAAGTGATAATAAAAAGAAAATGATAGTTTTAACTTATGCATATAATGTTGGAATCACTAAAATATTAAATATTTTTTATAAAAAAAATCAAGCAAAAGCACAAGAAAAAATTAATGAATTAACACAAGAAGAAATTAAAGCTAAGATTGTTGAATTTTTAGTAAAAAATGATATTGATGAAGGAGTAACTTACCTTCATAGAGTTTATTCTAAATGGTCTAGATTTAATAAAGAATTTAAAAAGTTTGGAAACTAA
- a CDS encoding transposase produces the protein MARKKGQTYSAEKKVQIVLELLKEEQTLAQIASKYQITTKSIQNWKKQFLENAAIAMEPAKAVSEYKSQIADKEHEIKNLQKAQH, from the coding sequence ATGGCAAGAAAAAAAGGTCAAACATATAGTGCAGAGAAAAAAGTACAAATAGTACTTGAATTGCTCAAGGAAGAGCAAACATTAGCTCAAATTGCTAGTAAATATCAAATAACAACAAAATCTATTCAAAACTGGAAAAAGCAGTTTCTAGAGAATGCAGCAATAGCAATGGAGCCTGCAAAAGCAGTAAGTGAGTATAAGTCACAAATAGCAGATAAAGAACACGAGATTAAGAATCTACAAAAAGCTCAGCATTAG
- a CDS encoding NYN domain-containing protein encodes MGNNQQKNIAMFIDCDNVSAKYIDSIFKDLSQYGKITIRKAYGDWSSRHLNTWENVLLDYSIQPYQQFAYTSNKNASDIAIVIDVMDSIYTKDIDIVALITSDSDFTPLVARILSDAKTVLGYGEEKTPDALVKACSQFIYVEKFIQLQEKVQVLDDTNEYKYDFKISYKGNDYDAKKDKNLKKSLLDAVDQVSGNNGWADLKDVGLYISQNSSFSPINHGFNKLGALIKYLDIFEVRYINDNLTMLVKPSKKVFQ; translated from the coding sequence ATGGGAAATAATCAACAAAAAAATATTGCAATGTTTATAGATTGTGATAATGTTAGTGCAAAATATATAGATAGTATTTTTAAAGACCTATCTCAATATGGAAAAATCACTATTAGAAAAGCATATGGAGATTGGTCAAGTAGACATCTTAATACTTGGGAAAATGTTTTATTAGATTATAGTATTCAGCCTTATCAGCAATTTGCTTATACAAGCAATAAAAATGCTTCAGATATTGCAATTGTAATTGATGTTATGGACTCAATATATACAAAAGATATTGATATTGTCGCTTTAATTACAAGTGATAGTGATTTTACTCCACTTGTTGCACGGATATTATCAGATGCAAAAACTGTACTTGGCTATGGAGAAGAAAAAACACCAGATGCTTTAGTAAAAGCTTGTTCACAATTTATCTATGTAGAAAAATTTATTCAATTACAAGAAAAAGTACAAGTGCTTGATGATACTAATGAATACAAATATGATTTTAAAATTAGTTATAAAGGTAATGATTATGATGCAAAAAAAGATAAGAATCTAAAAAAATCTCTTCTTGATGCAGTTGATCAAGTATCTGGAAATAATGGATGGGCAGATTTAAAAGATGTAGGTTTATATATCAGTCAAAATAGTTCTTTCTCTCCTATTAATCATGGGTTTAATAAATTAGGAGCATTAATCAAATATCTTGATATTTTTGAAGTTCGATATATCAATGATAATTTAACTATGTTAGTAAAGCCAAGTAAAAAAGTTTTTCAATGA
- a CDS encoding DUF3293 domain-containing protein — protein MDYKDIYYKNYYEIDDDFIFNLKDFDKYKSNFLFTRNFAIITAFNPQNELLSCIENQDRHMLLRKDIEKLELQYLYARGFLDEHSEDGYLIYDINFQEAINLALKYEQYAIFYNNYKDRKIGYYTCNSKLPIVEISC, from the coding sequence ATGGATTACAAAGATATATATTACAAAAACTATTATGAAATTGATGATGATTTTATATTTAATCTAAAAGATTTTGACAAATATAAAAGCAACTTTTTATTTACAAGAAACTTTGCAATTATTACAGCCTTTAATCCCCAAAATGAACTTCTATCTTGTATAGAAAATCAAGATAGACATATGCTTCTAAGAAAAGACATAGAGAAGTTAGAACTTCAATATCTTTATGCAAGAGGCTTTTTAGATGAGCATAGTGAAGATGGTTATTTGATATATGATATAAACTTTCAAGAAGCAATAAATCTTGCTTTAAAATATGAACAGTATGCTATTTTTTACAATAACTATAAAGATAGAAAAATTGGATATTATACATGTAATTCAAAACTACCTATTGTTGAAATATCATGTTAA
- a CDS encoding EAL domain-containing protein, with translation MFLKAKSLFVSSIIITSILLAGLFLYLFKIENSVKNYDSYKNSLMQLRLINKDFSNFFNINSKLINFDDIVQKTDSFEFYLNKLIKSDIKKDFGNEFLEHLNDIENKYLQKLELIEDFKSRHSTRLNSIHYLFDLNYSISEDKSLDKELKVIVNKITFLLVQDYVNINENETTIYKNLQNIKLRSFDIKIDYFDKHTRKVLELKKQLKEILEQSLSVDLNASIIKTSNSLEINHDKELFHQLIIALMFFILSVILITVMVKLYLNTLKIQNELQAFKYAVQHSDNSVVLTDANKNILYVNEIFESNSGYEKEEVLGNKPKVLQSGLTPESRYKQLDENLKNGKKWEGEFINKRKDGSIFYEKASIVPIFLNGEVVNYLAIKLDITKYIKQQEELKESAIVFENTQEGILIIDRSGDIVSANKAYEDISGYRIGELIGKKPNVLTTNRQDKMFYKKVLTHLNRHGYFKGKVNDIAKDGTLIPTWLNITAVRNKDGKILKYISIHTNLQEIIDTQEKADFLAYHDSLTSLPNRVMLEEHLNHVIDVSKRNNYTVALLFLDLDRFKIINDTLGHNVGDKLLIEVSSRIKSVLRQSDMLARMGGDEFVIVLESAKNKSSAGFVCEKILEIVKQPVKIDNFKLNTSASIGVAMFPSDGDDMQTLIKNADTAMYYAKKQGKDTFEYYDEKLSEDVHDQLVIEQALKQAVQKNELYLNYQAQYDLNTKKTKSFEALVRWNNDKLGFVSPATFIPIAEDTGLIVPIGEFIFKKACEDFMKLKQIDTTLEYIAINISSVQFRSADFLNNVKTIIEEIGIKPSQIELELTERYIMDFGEDSIKLLNELKLLGFKMSIDDFGTGYSSMSYLSKLPVETIKIDKAFIDYIPKNNNNLQITKAIIALSKSLGYRTVAEGIEYPEQEDVLSDLGCDIGQGYFYARPQSFEDIKNSLIL, from the coding sequence ATGTTTCTAAAAGCAAAAAGTTTATTTGTTTCTTCTATTATTATCACTTCTATATTATTAGCAGGACTTTTTTTATATCTTTTTAAAATAGAAAATAGTGTAAAGAACTATGATAGTTACAAAAATAGTTTAATGCAGTTGAGACTTATAAATAAAGACTTTTCAAATTTTTTTAATATAAATAGTAAGTTAATTAATTTTGATGATATAGTACAAAAAACAGATAGTTTTGAATTTTATTTAAATAAACTAATAAAAAGTGATATAAAAAAAGATTTTGGAAATGAATTTTTAGAGCACTTGAATGATATAGAAAACAAATACTTACAAAAACTTGAGTTAATAGAAGATTTTAAATCAAGACATTCCACAAGGCTTAATTCTATTCATTATCTTTTTGATTTAAATTATAGTATTAGTGAAGATAAAAGTTTAGACAAAGAGTTAAAGGTTATTGTAAATAAGATAACTTTTCTTTTAGTTCAAGATTATGTAAATATAAATGAAAATGAAACTACTATTTATAAGAACTTACAGAACATAAAACTTAGAAGTTTTGATATTAAGATTGATTATTTTGATAAACATACAAGAAAAGTCTTGGAGTTAAAAAAACAGTTAAAAGAGATTTTAGAACAGTCTTTATCTGTGGATTTAAATGCAAGTATAATAAAAACTTCAAATAGTTTAGAAATCAATCATGATAAAGAACTTTTTCATCAGTTAATTATTGCATTAATGTTTTTTATATTATCTGTAATTTTAATAACTGTAATGGTAAAACTATATTTAAATACTCTAAAAATACAAAATGAACTTCAAGCCTTTAAATATGCTGTACAACATAGTGATAATTCAGTTGTTTTAACAGATGCAAATAAAAATATTTTATATGTTAATGAGATTTTTGAAAGTAACTCTGGTTATGAAAAAGAAGAAGTTTTAGGCAACAAACCAAAAGTCTTACAATCAGGCCTTACTCCTGAGAGTAGATACAAACAGTTAGATGAGAATTTAAAAAATGGTAAAAAATGGGAAGGCGAGTTTATAAATAAAAGAAAAGATGGTTCTATTTTTTATGAAAAAGCTTCAATTGTACCAATCTTTTTAAATGGTGAAGTAGTAAATTATCTTGCTATAAAACTTGATATTACAAAATATATTAAACAACAAGAAGAGTTAAAAGAATCAGCTATTGTATTTGAAAATACACAAGAGGGTATTTTAATCATAGATAGAAGTGGTGATATTGTAAGTGCTAATAAAGCTTATGAGGATATTTCAGGATATAGAATTGGTGAGTTAATAGGTAAGAAACCAAATGTTTTAACTACAAATAGACAAGATAAAATGTTTTATAAAAAAGTTTTAACTCACTTAAATAGACATGGCTATTTTAAAGGCAAGGTAAATGATATTGCTAAGGATGGGACATTGATTCCTACTTGGCTAAATATTACTGCTGTAAGAAATAAAGATGGCAAGATTCTTAAATATATTTCTATTCATACAAACCTTCAAGAGATTATTGACACACAAGAAAAAGCAGACTTCCTAGCTTATCATGATAGTCTTACATCTTTACCTAATAGAGTTATGCTTGAAGAACATTTAAATCATGTAATCGATGTATCAAAAAGAAATAACTATACAGTTGCACTACTTTTCTTAGATTTGGATAGGTTTAAAATCATAAATGATACTTTGGGTCATAATGTAGGAGACAAGCTTTTAATTGAAGTTTCTTCACGAATTAAATCTGTGTTAAGACAATCTGATATGCTTGCTAGAATGGGTGGAGATGAGTTTGTAATAGTACTAGAGTCAGCTAAAAATAAAAGTAGCGCAGGCTTTGTGTGTGAAAAGATTTTAGAGATAGTAAAACAACCTGTAAAAATAGATAACTTCAAACTAAATACAAGTGCTAGTATTGGTGTAGCTATGTTTCCAAGTGATGGTGATGATATGCAAACACTTATAAAAAATGCAGATACTGCTATGTATTATGCTAAAAAGCAAGGTAAGGATACCTTTGAGTATTATGATGAAAAACTTTCTGAGGATGTACATGATCAGCTTGTAATAGAACAAGCCTTAAAACAAGCAGTTCAGAAAAATGAACTTTATTTAAATTATCAAGCACAATATGATTTAAATACTAAAAAAACTAAATCTTTTGAAGCTTTAGTTAGATGGAATAATGACAAATTAGGTTTTGTATCCCCTGCTACTTTTATACCAATAGCTGAAGATACTGGTCTTATTGTACCAATAGGGGAGTTTATTTTCAAAAAAGCTTGTGAAGATTTTATGAAGCTTAAACAAATAGATACTACTCTGGAGTATATAGCTATTAATATATCAAGTGTACAGTTCAGGTCAGCAGATTTTTTAAATAATGTTAAAACAATTATTGAAGAAATAGGAATAAAGCCAAGTCAAATAGAGCTTGAATTAACTGAGCGATATATAATGGACTTTGGTGAAGATAGTATAAAGTTACTTAATGAACTTAAATTATTAGGTTTTAAAATGTCTATTGATGATTTTGGTACAGGCTACTCTTCAATGAGTTATCTTTCGAAGCTTCCTGTTGAAACTATTAAGATTGATAAAGCTTTTATTGACTATATTCCTAAAAATAATAATAACCTTCAAATTACTAAAGCAATAATAGCACTTTCAAAGAGTTTAGGTTATAGAACAGTCGCTGAGGGAATAGAATATCCAGAACAAGAGGATGTATTAAGTGATTTAGGATGTGATATTGGTCAGGGGTATTTTTATGCAAGACCTCAAAGTTTTGAAGATATTAAAAATAGTTTGATTTTATAA
- a CDS encoding cytochrome-c peroxidase — protein sequence MDNSISCASCHVLNEGGDDNSIVATGIDGKQGDINTPTVLNSVFNFRQFWDGRAKSLEEQALGPIENPIEMASDFDILVKKLKETEYKELFEKVFEDGITKKNIANAIAEHEKTLITPNSPFDKYLKGDETAITKEQKEGYDLFKNKGCIACHNGVNVGGNLYSKFGVMEDAKITNLGRYNLTKKEKDKHYFKVPTLRNIEHTAPYFHDGRTYSLHAAVKIMALYQVGRPMSEKEVDLIVGFLKSLSGELAKKGSK from the coding sequence TTGGATAATAGCATATCTTGTGCTTCTTGTCATGTATTAAATGAAGGTGGAGATGATAATAGTATTGTTGCAACAGGTATAGATGGTAAGCAAGGAGATATTAACACACCAACTGTTTTAAACTCTGTATTTAATTTTAGACAGTTTTGGGATGGACGTGCAAAAAGTTTAGAAGAACAAGCTTTAGGTCCTATTGAGAACCCAATTGAAATGGCTAGTGATTTTGATATTTTAGTAAAAAAACTAAAAGAAACTGAATATAAAGAGCTTTTTGAAAAAGTTTTTGAAGATGGTATTACAAAGAAAAATATAGCTAATGCAATAGCAGAGCATGAAAAGACCTTGATAACTCCTAATTCACCTTTTGATAAATATTTAAAAGGTGATGAAACTGCTATTACAAAAGAGCAAAAAGAAGGTTATGATCTTTTTAAAAATAAAGGTTGTATTGCTTGTCATAATGGAGTTAATGTAGGAGGAAACTTATATAGTAAGTTTGGTGTTATGGAAGATGCAAAGATTACTAATCTTGGAAGATACAATCTTACAAAAAAAGAAAAAGATAAACACTATTTTAAAGTTCCTACATTAAGAAATATAGAACATACAGCACCATATTTTCATGATGGAAGAACATATAGTTTACACGCAGCAGTTAAAATTATGGCACTTTATCAAGTAGGAAGACCAATGAGTGAAAAAGAAGTGGATTTGATAGTTGGCTTTTTGAAGTCTTTATCAGGTGAGTTAGCAAAAAAAGGGAGTAAATAA
- a CDS encoding Opr family porin, with the protein MKKLSIIASALVLTSAAYAANNVDEAFKNGKVSGEVTAHHQSWDNGTGEKDSGFTAGTFDLNYETDSLNGFKLNTGFRANHEFSEKESGNYEGDFENNAVMHTANIEFSNDILTIKAGRQEIDLEWLGDYNEAVVISSSKLIPNTTLVAGYTTRQAAIGADESKNFADVTKDGAYVVDAKYNGIENLELNPYFYSAKDVANFYGLKATYETDMFGLTAHYAQSSEDAANTEDGEVLHFEASTKVAGFALSAGYIQAGDDNGLGSIASFGDNIDPTEELGDYVYAKDASTVYATAGYTISDVELSALYAIADNDTTNKEDKEFTIGAAYSFTENLAADIMYTDLSLESDKDKSKVALNLAYSF; encoded by the coding sequence ATGAAAAAATTAAGTATTATTGCTAGTGCGTTAGTATTAACATCAGCAGCATATGCTGCAAATAATGTAGATGAAGCTTTTAAAAATGGAAAAGTTTCAGGAGAAGTTACAGCTCATCATCAGTCATGGGATAATGGAACTGGTGAAAAAGACTCTGGTTTTACTGCAGGAACTTTTGATTTAAACTATGAAACTGATTCATTAAATGGTTTTAAGTTAAACACTGGATTTAGAGCAAATCACGAATTCTCTGAAAAAGAGTCAGGTAATTATGAAGGTGATTTTGAAAACAATGCTGTTATGCATACTGCAAACATTGAATTCTCAAATGATATTCTTACTATTAAAGCTGGTAGACAAGAGATTGATTTAGAGTGGCTAGGTGATTACAATGAAGCAGTTGTAATTTCTTCGTCAAAATTAATTCCAAATACAACATTAGTTGCTGGATACACTACAAGACAAGCTGCAATTGGTGCAGATGAAAGCAAAAACTTTGCTGATGTTACAAAAGATGGTGCTTATGTTGTTGATGCAAAATATAATGGAATTGAAAATCTTGAATTAAACCCTTATTTTTATTCTGCTAAAGATGTAGCAAACTTCTATGGTTTAAAAGCAACTTATGAAACGGATATGTTTGGATTAACTGCTCATTATGCTCAAAGTTCAGAAGATGCAGCGAATACAGAAGATGGAGAAGTTTTACATTTTGAGGCAAGTACAAAAGTAGCTGGATTTGCTTTATCAGCTGGTTATATTCAAGCTGGTGATGATAATGGCTTAGGTTCAATTGCTTCTTTTGGTGATAATATTGATCCTACAGAAGAATTAGGTGATTATGTTTATGCTAAAGATGCTAGTACAGTGTATGCTACAGCAGGATATACTATCTCTGATGTGGAGTTATCTGCACTATATGCAATTGCTGATAATGATACTACAAATAAAGAAGACAAAGAGTTTACAATAGGTGCTGCCTATTCATTTACTGAAAACTTAGCTGCTGATATTATGTATACAGATTTATCTTTAGAGTCTGACAAGGACAAATCAAAAGTAGCTCTAAACCTAGCTTATTCATTTTAA
- a CDS encoding DUF2325 domain-containing protein — protein sequence MSILVIGGDKISPIVNMLENLGAKTINHWDARKKSSAPKKKVPMDTDCIVMLTSFLNHNTMLKYKNEAKRKNIPFICAKRSLSCVYDEYVKIMGITDCSQCYANCTKKKD from the coding sequence ATGAGTATATTAGTTATTGGAGGAGATAAAATCTCGCCCATTGTAAATATGTTAGAAAACCTTGGTGCAAAAACTATAAATCACTGGGATGCAAGAAAAAAATCTTCAGCTCCTAAGAAAAAAGTTCCTATGGATACTGATTGCATAGTAATGCTTACTTCTTTTTTAAACCATAATACAATGCTTAAGTATAAAAATGAAGCAAAAAGAAAAAACATCCCATTTATTTGTGCAAAAAGATCACTTTCTTGCGTATATGATGAGTATGTAAAAATTATGGGCATTACAGATTGTAGTCAATGTTACGCAAACTGTACAAAGAAAAAGGACTAA
- a CDS encoding flavodoxin yields the protein MATAIFYTTSTGNTTEVANKIAEELGGLEVFDLSSNLDKVEQYDKVIIGASTWGDGDLNDDLDEVWDEFCELEFSGKNVALFSLGDQEGYGDTFVDALGTIYEQVNSKGANIVGFTETSDYEYDESKAEIDGKFVGLVIDEDNQDDLTDDRIKAWSEDIKGDIL from the coding sequence ATGGCGACAGCTATATTTTATACAACTAGTACAGGAAATACAACAGAAGTAGCAAATAAAATTGCAGAAGAGTTAGGAGGACTTGAAGTTTTTGATTTAAGTTCTAACCTTGATAAAGTTGAACAATATGATAAAGTAATTATTGGTGCTTCTACTTGGGGTGATGGTGATTTAAATGATGATTTAGATGAAGTTTGGGATGAATTTTGTGAACTTGAATTCTCAGGAAAAAACGTAGCTTTATTTTCACTAGGTGACCAAGAAGGATATGGTGATACATTTGTAGATGCACTAGGTACTATTTATGAACAAGTGAATTCAAAAGGTGCTAATATTGTAGGTTTTACAGAAACTAGTGATTATGAATATGATGAATCAAAAGCAGAAATTGACGGAAAATTTGTTGGATTAGTTATTGATGAAGATAATCAAGATGATTTAACAGACGATAGAATTAAAGCCTGGAGTGAAGATATAAAAGGTGATATTCTATAA
- a CDS encoding Fur family transcriptional regulator — translation MVDNEEIIEELKKIVKQKGLKYTEQREIVLSILINAEDHLTAEEVYNEIKKQYPDTNIGIATVYRALSFLEEVDLIVSINFGTDGKKYESNAKSHHDHLICTSCGKIVEFLDDEIEKRQDRIAKKNKFKITSHSMQLYGTCEDCTQN, via the coding sequence ATGGTAGATAACGAAGAGATAATAGAAGAACTTAAAAAAATTGTTAAACAAAAAGGTTTAAAATACACAGAACAAAGAGAAATTGTTTTAAGTATTTTAATTAATGCTGAAGATCATTTGACAGCTGAAGAAGTTTACAATGAAATTAAAAAACAATACCCAGATACAAATATTGGAATAGCTACAGTTTATAGAGCACTAAGTTTTTTAGAAGAAGTAGACTTAATTGTATCTATTAATTTTGGTACGGATGGAAAAAAATATGAGAGTAATGCAAAATCTCATCATGATCATCTTATTTGTACTTCATGTGGTAAGATCGTAGAGTTTTTAGATGATGAAATAGAGAAAAGACAAGACAGAATAGCTAAAAAGAATAAATTTAAAATTACAAGTCACTCTATGCAACTTTACGGAACTTGCGAAGATTGTACTCAAAACTAA